The Rhodococcus sp. ABRD24 genome contains the following window.
CGTTCGCCGCACCGCATCGTCTGCCGCACCGATGATCGTGCTCGTCAGTCTCGTCATGGGTCTACAGGGAATCCTCGATACGCAGACGCGAGCGACGGCCACCGAGGCCACCCAACTCCTGCGTGCTGATCTGATCGCGACAGGAGTCGGCATCGACCTCGCAGCACTCGACGCCATCGACGGTGTCTCGCTGGCGGCACCTGAGACCGTCGTTCCCCTCACCGTTGTACTCGCCCGGGGCGGCGACGCCACGGACGCTCCGGGCACGGTCGTCGCCGTCGATCCAGATGCCTTCCGCGCCACTCACCTTCAACGCCCAGCGAGCGGTGACATCGGCGAATTCGCTTCCGGTAGCATCGTCTTCGGCCCCGGTCTGGACAGCACGATGCTCCGCAGCCACTACGACCAGATCACGCTGACCATCGACGGCGACATCGTCACACTCGATGAGGCAGCCCGCATGGGAGAAACCCTCGCCGGGGTCGATGGTTTCTACATCGACCGCTCCATCCTGCCGACCGACATGCTCGACGGACCCACCACCGTCCTCATCCAACTCGAGCCCGGAGCCCACACCGGCGCGGTCGAACGCGAACTCGCCGCTGCGGGAGCGACCACCGTGCAAACGCCCGCAGAGTCTTCCGGAGAACGAGACAGTGTCAAGGACAGTGAGAACCGCGCAGTGATGGCCGCGATCGTGGGACTCGGCAGCCTGTACGCGCTCATCAGCGTGCTCAGCACTATCGCGATCGCTATCGGTCAACGGCGGACGGAACTGGCGACACTACGACTGACCGGCTTCACCCGGCGTCAAATCCAAAGCGTCACCGTCGTCGAAGCCCTCGCCGCCACGACCATCGGACTCATCCTTGGCGCGGTCGCCGCCGTCCTCGCCCTCGTAGGCCTCTGGGCCGCGACGTACCGCGTCTACGGCACGCCGGTGATCGCGATCCCCTGGACCCTCCTGGGCGCCATCACCATGCTTGCGGCCACGCTCACCACCATCACAGCAGTCGTGGCCACGCGATTCGTGATCAAGACCCCGGCCATCCAGGCACTGGGAAACCGGGAGTGAACAGGGCTCGAGCCAGCCGCCATGTTCGTGTGGTTGCCGACTTCTCATTCATGCGACGAGGTCCCGGATATCGACCATTTCTCCGGGGAGCAGCCAAGCATCAGCAGGCTGGCGGGGTCAGGTCATCTGAGCAGGAATTCGAGGGCGATCCGCTCGAACGCCTCCTTGGCTTCGACCATCACCCAGTGCCCGCAGTTGGGGAAGATGTGCAGTTCGGCATTGGGAATCAGACGCATCGGAATCATCGGCATGTCCGGAGGGCACTGCCGGTCCTCACGGCCCCACGTCAGCAAGGTCGGGCATTGCACGTTGCCCATCATCGACCAATACGGAGGCAGACGGGAGTCCGACATCGCCTGCTGCTGCGCCTCGAATGCCTTGGAGCCGTACATCGCGGCGAGCGTCTTGTGCGACTCGGGATCGTTGGCCGTCTCCCAGCGTTCCTCGATCCGTTCCTCAGTGATGATCACGCGGTCGTAGACCATGCATTCGAGCCAGCGCACCAATTTCTCGCGGCTGGGCCCGTCGGCGAAATCTTGCAGCAGCCGGGTGCCCTCACTCGGGTTCTGACTGAATATGTTCGGCCCTACGCCACCAATAGTGACGAGTTTGGTCACCCGATCGGGATGCTTCATGGCCACATTGACGCCGACCACCCCTCCCATCGAGTTACCGATCATCGCCGCGGAATCGATGCCGAGGGCGTCCATGAAGCGGATCACCGCAGAGCCGGCGGTCAGGACCGGGTGCCCGGCGACTGGGTCACTCACGCCGAATCCCGGGAATTCGAGGATGTAGCAGTGGAAGTGCTTGGCGAAGACGTCCAGGTTTCCTCTGTAGTTCCGCCAGCCGCTGACTCCGATTCCGGAGCCGTGCAACAACAGCAGCGGCGGCCCCTCGCCCGCCTCGTGGTAGCGCAGCACCCCCTTGTCGGTGGTGATCTCCCTCTTGGTCCCCTCGTAAGTCGCGTCCACCCCATCACACTAGAACACGTTCCAGTTTAATGGGGTTGGGATCGTTCCCGCGGTCACGCTGCACGCGGTACGGCTTGCCTACACCTATGGAGCAGAATCGATTAAAGGGTTGTTTCATCGTCGGCCGACTCATCAAATGTCCGTCTGTACTGCCCCGGTGTAACACCGAACTCTCGGGTGAATGCCTGATGGAGCCCAATTGTGCTGCCGTAACCGACAGCCACCGCAATCCTCTCCAGCGAGTCGGCGCTGCACTCGAGGAGGCGGCGGGTTTCGAGAAGTCGCCGATCACGCAGGTACGAAGCCGGTGTGCGACCGATTGTCGTGGTGAATTCGCGCGCGAATGTCGACTGAGGCAGGCCGGTCAGGTCGGCGAGAGATTGGACGGTCCAAGGGCGGCTGTAGTGCATGTTGATCGCAATCAACGCGTCACCGAGCCGTGGATGACGTAGTGCGCGTCCGACGTGCGTGTCGATGTCGTCGTGCAGCGCAAGTCGCAGTCCCAGCAGATACGCGAGCTCGAACGAGCGAAGTTGGACGGCCTCTGTCCCGTTTCCCGGGGAATTGGTTTCGGCGAGAATTCCGTCGAGCAGATGGGCGAGCAGTGGCTGGGTGGCAATTCGGTCTCGACGAACGATCAAGACGTCGGGCAGCATCCGGTACAGCAGGTACTCCCCAGAGGAGTCGTAGTCGAGTCCCGCACAGAGCATTCGGCCGATCTGTGGCGTCGAAGGGTCACCGAGGGTGAGAACGGCCGCCGAGCCGGGCGCACGTTCGGGCAGCAGATCACTGATGTACGGCGCGTTCGTGCACGGCACGCCTGAGACCACGTGTGCCGCACCGCGAGGGAACATCGCCAAGTCACCGGCCGCGAGATGATGCCGCTCGCCTGTGCCGAACGTGATCGTGGCGGTGCCGATGAGCATGTAGTGAATCAAGGCGCGGGGTTCAGGACGACCCTGAACCGCCCAGGCGTGATGCAAGTGCCAATCGGAATGGTAAGCACCGTGAAGCCGTAAGGGCGAGAGAATCGAGCTGAGAACGTCTGCGTTGTGTTCCCCCACATCCACCATGAGTGATAATCATAGCGTCGAGGTTGAATTCTTTATTGTTACCACTGGATCAACCCGGCAATGTCAGCCGAATGAATTCACCTGACACTGTCCACGTTGCGGTCCTGGGGTCAGCCGGCGCGCAGGGCTCCGCAATCGCCGACGCACTCGACGCCGCCGGAGTCCCGACCCGCCGAATCTCACGCACCGGCAATGGCTCCGGAACGGCGGCCGCCGACCTCCGCGACACCGGCGCACTGACGGCAGCACTATCCGGAATCGATGTCGCGGTACTGACCCTGCCGCTCGACTTCTCCTCGGAAGCAGCGCATTTCGCTCGCAATGTCGCGGATGCCGCGGCTGCCTCCGGTGTCCAGCGCATCGTGTTCAACACCAATACCCGAATCCCCGACGAGATCACCGATGCACCAGGCTTTGAAACAAGGCGTGCTGCGCGGATCACGCTGGAGACCGGTGCAGTCCCGGTGACGATCATCGAGCCTGCCGTGTACCTCGACAACCTGCTCGCCCCGGGCGTGCTGACACACAGCCGCGACGGATCTGTACTGCGATACCCGATTCCGGAAGGACTTCCCGTGTCATGGCTCGCCGCGTCGGATCTCGGTCGTGCCGTGGCCGCAGCCTGCCTGAACGGACGCGGCGGCGAGGTCGTTCGACCGGGCCGGGCCCCGCTGACGCCGGAGGAGCTTGCAGGCGCGATCGAAGGCGCGATCGGGACGTCGGTGCGCTTCGAAGCGCTCGATCCCGCTCTCTTCGAACAGGGTCTGGCAGCGGTCGCGGGTCCCAACGCCGCAGCAGGGGTTGCATCGATCTATCGGTGGCTCACCGCGAACCCAGGTAGCACGGTTATGGCGGCGCCGGCCGAGCAACCGGCCTGGATGCCTCAACCGGCCACGGCGTCAGCCTGGGCTGCCGATTTCCTGAAGCCCGTCGCTTCCAAGGGCTGATCCAGTGACCATGCCCTACAGCGGAGCTTCCCAGCTCATGACCGGCATCAAAGCCCTTCCGGATCCGCACTACCTCTGCGCTGCCGTGCAAGCCGCGGATCCATTGAATGCCGACGTTCTCCTCACCGACCTGGCCGCCATGAACGAGCGCGCCGACACGACCGCCCTGTGGGCTCTGCAACGTGAGCTCACCCACCGCACGCTGACGCTCCTAGCAGCGCGCAGCCTCTCTGGCGTCGAGTCCCTCGCAGTGATGCGCGACATCGGCATCGTCCTCGGTTCGGTCAAACGCCACGGCACCGAACCACTGGAAGTGACACCGGATCTGTCACCGGCACTGCTCGCCCTCGGCTGGCAGACGGGTCTTATTCCGCGCGACACCGTCCAGCACTACACCGCGTGGAACCCTCGCGGTGAACGTCGACGCAGATACACCGACGACCCACAAGAGCAACACCTCCAGGACGCCGTTTCGACTGTGTTCCCACAGCTCAGCGCGTCGCTGACAATCAGCAGTGAGCTGTCGGAACTCGATCCGCGGGACTCACGTTTCGCCCCGTTGATGTCATGCCTCGACGGAATCACGGTGTCGATGGTGACCACGATCGACACCGTCGTTCGCAGTGTCTCACCGGTGTTCTTCGCTCAGGTACTGCGACCGTACTTCGAGGAAATCACCATCGCCGGCACTACCTACCTCGGCCCGGCAGCAGCGCAGGTCCCGCTGTGGTTGGTCGATCTGTGCTTGTGGGCGTCCGACCGCAACGCCGACGGATACCGCAAGTTTCTCGACGACTCACTGCCATACGCGCTACCCAGTTGGCGCGCGTTTCACGATGCGCACCACCGGCATCCGTCGATTGTCACGCGGTTGACCACTGGGTTCGCAGCAGAACCGCAGAATGCCGACCTCGAGCGATCCGCCGAAGCCACCGCTCGGTTGCTCCGGACTCTCAAGACGTTCCGCGGTCGTCATATCGGTATCGCCAAGAAGGCGTACGCCGATGATGTTCGGTTGTACGAAAACGGTAGTGGCGGCGCACCGGTCGCGTTACTGAAGGAGATTCTCGACCTGACACGAGAGAACGAAACTCTGTTGAACAAGCCCACCACATCGCACCGGCCGGTTGCGGCGGCACGATGACTCGCATTCTGATTGCCGGTGCCGGGATCGCGGGCCTCACATGTGCGCTGGCCTTACACTCGCAGGGGGAGTGTAAGGTCACCGTATTCGAGCAGGCGCCGCAGGTCAGGCCATTGGGTTCTGGGGTGAATCTGATGCCGCAGGCCACCCGGCACTTCGCTGACCTCGGCATCCTCGACGACCTACGAGGCGTCGCCATTGCCACCTCGACCATGCAGCTGGCCACTGCACGGGGACAGATCCTGTGGAGCGAGCAACGCGGAGGAGGACCGGACTCCACGGCGCCTCAGCTATCGATCCACCGAGGTTGGCTCACCAGCACATTGGTCGAACATGTGCGAGAGCGGCTGGGGCCGGCATCGATCATCCCCGGCGCTCGGTTGATCGATGTCGATTCTCGCTGCAGGACTGCGACGTTCGCTCAACCGGATGGTTCCACTCGGACGGAGACCTTCGACATACTGGTCGGCGCGGACGGTATCCGGTCCGTAACGCGAAACTCGGTGCGCGGTGGGGCGACCGAGCTGCAATTCGCCGGTGCCACCATCTGGCGCGGAGTGACGCGATTCAGCAGCTTCGCGGACGGCGCAACTATGGTCATCGCCGGAGACGGCCGCTGCAAAGTTGTGTTCTATCCGTTGGCGCACTACGACGACGGAACATGCCTGATGAACTGGGCTGCTGCAACTCCGGAGAGCGACGGGAACAGCGAGAGGGGGAACTGGAACGCCGCCGCTACCGCCGAAGAGTTCGCCGGTCACTTCTCCGGCTGGCACATACACGGCGTCGACATCGAGCATCTGATGCGCAGCACCGACTTTCCGTTTGCATACCCGATGGTCGATATCGATCCACTCCCCGCCTGGACCCGAGGTCCGATCACCTTGATCGGCGATGCCGCCCACGCGATGTATCCGATCGGATCCAACGGTGCCACGCAGTCCGTGATCGACGCGGCCGTCCTCGCCGGCCACCTCGCGTCCGGGATCGACCCCCGAGAAGGGTTGGCTCGCTATGAATCCGAGCGTCGACCTGCAACCACTGAGATCCAGAAGGCGAACCGAGCTCGTGGCCCCGAGGTGGTCATCGATCTCGCCGCGGAGCGCGCCCCTCACGGATTCACCGAACTGTCTGATGTCTTCGCCCCTGGCGAGCTCGAACACATCGCCGGTCGCTACGCCGCAGCGACCGGCGCCCCAACCCCCATCAGGAGCCACTCATGACCCGTACGGGCGACCAGTACCTACGTGATCTCGCCAACCGCCCCCGATCTGTCTGGCTCGGCGACAAGCATATTCGTGATATCACCGACCATCCCGCCTTCGCGCACACTGCCCGGTCCATCGCGGCACTCTACGATCAGGCGGCTGTCGATACCGATACATCGGTACTCCGAGACCCTGACAATGCGCGCAGCGACGGAACACCGGCACTGCGTGCATACAGTATCCCGCACAACCATGCCGACCTGACGGCCAAACACAACGCCCATGACGCATGGGCACGGCCGAGCTTCGGATTCCTCGGGAGGTCCCCGGATTACATGGCGGCCGGCGCAGCCGGCTGGGCAACACGCCCAGAGGCTTTCACCTCTCCGGCGTTCGACGGTGCCGCCAACGCCGCGGCCCTGTACCAGCGGCTGCGTGACAATGACCTGTTCGCGGCCTTCACCATCACCAACCCCTCCACGAACAGGGCCATATCCGTGGACGCGCAGGGTGCCGGTGACCTCCTGATGCACGTCGACAGGGAAACCGCGGACGGTATCGTCATCAGCGGCGCGAAGACCATAGGAACCGGTGCCGTGTTCGCCGACGACATCATCGTCGGCACCATCGAGCCGCTTCGAAGTGAAGACGAGCCGTACGCCTTCACTCTCACGCTCGATCCCACCGCCGAGGGTGTGCACCTGATCTCTCGGACCAGCTACGAATCCACTGCCACCAGCGCCGCCGACAATCCACTCTCGCACCGTTTCGACGAGAATGACGCACTGTTGGTGTGCCAAGAGGTGCACGTCCCCTGGGAACGCGTCCTCACCTATCGTGACATCGAGGCGACCGGCAGAATCTGGTGGGGCACACCCGCATACACCAACATGGCGCACCAGGCCGCCGTACGCTTCGCGGTGAAACTCGAGTTCCTCGCCGGACTGGCAATGGTGATCGCCGAAGAGAATGGAGGGGCCCGCAATCCGTCCGTGCGTGCGGAGCTCGGCCGTCTCGCCGGATACGCGCACACCGCGCAGGCAATCGCCCTCGGAGCGGCGTCTGCTTACGAAGTCGATCCCGGCGACCACGGT
Protein-coding sequences here:
- a CDS encoding FtsX-like permease family protein — translated: MTRLAVRTFFDRWQLFAGTVLAVTAGVAIVHAGMTIILGVENAGAPGGSTPEQVERFRQSASGASTLTGMTVTLGAFLTIFVVGSTFNFAVDQRRRDLAVLRLGGVTSRQIRRLLLAEAVLIALVGTAAGALLGLGVTALQRTILTWLGTFPDGLTTPVQPAVLVLDLVVAVTVCLAGAWGAARRATKFSPLDALRRSTSEQKVMTTRRWIVAVLAIALTAVQTYFSATAGGMLIPLLLGMGIVITASVAMSRLSPLLVPAAARALTPWARRSPVADLAVANLRDAVRRTASSAAPMIVLVSLVMGLQGILDTQTRATATEATQLLRADLIATGVGIDLAALDAIDGVSLAAPETVVPLTVVLARGGDATDAPGTVVAVDPDAFRATHLQRPASGDIGEFASGSIVFGPGLDSTMLRSHYDQITLTIDGDIVTLDEAARMGETLAGVDGFYIDRSILPTDMLDGPTTVLIQLEPGAHTGAVERELAAAGATTVQTPAESSGERDSVKDSENRAVMAAIVGLGSLYALISVLSTIAIAIGQRRTELATLRLTGFTRRQIQSVTVVEALAATTIGLILGAVAAVLALVGLWAATYRVYGTPVIAIPWTLLGAITMLAATLTTITAVVATRFVIKTPAIQALGNRE
- a CDS encoding alpha/beta fold hydrolase — protein: MDATYEGTKREITTDKGVLRYHEAGEGPPLLLLHGSGIGVSGWRNYRGNLDVFAKHFHCYILEFPGFGVSDPVAGHPVLTAGSAVIRFMDALGIDSAAMIGNSMGGVVGVNVAMKHPDRVTKLVTIGGVGPNIFSQNPSEGTRLLQDFADGPSREKLVRWLECMVYDRVIITEERIEERWETANDPESHKTLAAMYGSKAFEAQQQAMSDSRLPPYWSMMGNVQCPTLLTWGREDRQCPPDMPMIPMRLIPNAELHIFPNCGHWVMVEAKEAFERIALEFLLR
- a CDS encoding AraC family transcriptional regulator, which encodes MVDVGEHNADVLSSILSPLRLHGAYHSDWHLHHAWAVQGRPEPRALIHYMLIGTATITFGTGERHHLAAGDLAMFPRGAAHVVSGVPCTNAPYISDLLPERAPGSAAVLTLGDPSTPQIGRMLCAGLDYDSSGEYLLYRMLPDVLIVRRDRIATQPLLAHLLDGILAETNSPGNGTEAVQLRSFELAYLLGLRLALHDDIDTHVGRALRHPRLGDALIAINMHYSRPWTVQSLADLTGLPQSTFAREFTTTIGRTPASYLRDRRLLETRRLLECSADSLERIAVAVGYGSTIGLHQAFTREFGVTPGQYRRTFDESADDETTL
- a CDS encoding NmrA family NAD(P)-binding protein; the encoded protein is MNSPDTVHVAVLGSAGAQGSAIADALDAAGVPTRRISRTGNGSGTAAADLRDTGALTAALSGIDVAVLTLPLDFSSEAAHFARNVADAAAASGVQRIVFNTNTRIPDEITDAPGFETRRAARITLETGAVPVTIIEPAVYLDNLLAPGVLTHSRDGSVLRYPIPEGLPVSWLAASDLGRAVAAACLNGRGGEVVRPGRAPLTPEELAGAIEGAIGTSVRFEALDPALFEQGLAAVAGPNAAAGVASIYRWLTANPGSTVMAAPAEQPAWMPQPATASAWAADFLKPVASKG
- a CDS encoding monodechloroaminopyrrolnitrin synthase PrnB family protein — its product is MTGIKALPDPHYLCAAVQAADPLNADVLLTDLAAMNERADTTALWALQRELTHRTLTLLAARSLSGVESLAVMRDIGIVLGSVKRHGTEPLEVTPDLSPALLALGWQTGLIPRDTVQHYTAWNPRGERRRRYTDDPQEQHLQDAVSTVFPQLSASLTISSELSELDPRDSRFAPLMSCLDGITVSMVTTIDTVVRSVSPVFFAQVLRPYFEEITIAGTTYLGPAAAQVPLWLVDLCLWASDRNADGYRKFLDDSLPYALPSWRAFHDAHHRHPSIVTRLTTGFAAEPQNADLERSAEATARLLRTLKTFRGRHIGIAKKAYADDVRLYENGSGGAPVALLKEILDLTRENETLLNKPTTSHRPVAAAR
- a CDS encoding FAD-dependent monooxygenase, whose protein sequence is MTRILIAGAGIAGLTCALALHSQGECKVTVFEQAPQVRPLGSGVNLMPQATRHFADLGILDDLRGVAIATSTMQLATARGQILWSEQRGGGPDSTAPQLSIHRGWLTSTLVEHVRERLGPASIIPGARLIDVDSRCRTATFAQPDGSTRTETFDILVGADGIRSVTRNSVRGGATELQFAGATIWRGVTRFSSFADGATMVIAGDGRCKVVFYPLAHYDDGTCLMNWAAATPESDGNSERGNWNAAATAEEFAGHFSGWHIHGVDIEHLMRSTDFPFAYPMVDIDPLPAWTRGPITLIGDAAHAMYPIGSNGATQSVIDAAVLAGHLASGIDPREGLARYESERRPATTEIQKANRARGPEVVIDLAAERAPHGFTELSDVFAPGELEHIAGRYAAATGAPTPIRSHS
- a CDS encoding 4-hydroxyphenylacetate 3-hydroxylase N-terminal domain-containing protein translates to MTRTGDQYLRDLANRPRSVWLGDKHIRDITDHPAFAHTARSIAALYDQAAVDTDTSVLRDPDNARSDGTPALRAYSIPHNHADLTAKHNAHDAWARPSFGFLGRSPDYMAAGAAGWATRPEAFTSPAFDGAANAAALYQRLRDNDLFAAFTITNPSTNRAISVDAQGAGDLLMHVDRETADGIVISGAKTIGTGAVFADDIIVGTIEPLRSEDEPYAFTLTLDPTAEGVHLISRTSYESTATSAADNPLSHRFDENDALLVCQEVHVPWERVLTYRDIEATGRIWWGTPAYTNMAHQAAVRFAVKLEFLAGLAMVIAEENGGARNPSVRAELGRLAGYAHTAQAIALGAASAYEVDPGDHGAVRVNQAIIFAQRQFAAEAYPAVLHQLRMLCGGSLTQLPVSIEDLSAPVIGDLLNRYSRTAGQTAEDRIRLMKLVWDVTGSEFAIRHAHYEQFYQGAPHVYLGQLAGTANAAAMAEYASTALHVADPAVVTAR